A region of Roseobacter litoralis Och 149 DNA encodes the following proteins:
- the metH gene encoding methionine synthase — translation MTRYLRLSGLEPFVLTPDIPFVNVGERTNVTGSAKFRKLITNRDYAAALDVARDQVENGAQIIDVNMDEGLIDSKQAMIEFLNLIASEPDIARVPVMIDSSKWEVIEAGLQCVQGKSVVNSISMKEGEEEFRHHARLCLAYGAAVVVMAFDEEGQADTAARKTEICARAYRILVEEVGFPPEDIIFDPNIFAVATGIEEHNNYGVDFIEATRWIRQNLPHAHVSGGVSNLSFSFRGNETVREAMHAVFLYHAIQAGMDMGIVNAGQLAVYDQIDPDLRAACEDVVLNRRDDATERMLDMAERFRGGAREAKVRVLAWRAWSIEKRLEHALVNGITEFIDADTEEARLQAARPLHVIEGPLMAGMNVVGDLFGAGKMFLPQVVKSARVMKQAVAVLLPFMEEEKRLNGGDGHEAAGKVLMATVRGDVHDIGKNIVGVVLACNNYEIIDLGVMVPPQKILEVAKAENVDIIGLSGLITPSLDEMVHMASELEREGYDIPLLIGGATTSKVHTAVKIAPRYTKNQAIHVLDASRAVGVVSKLLNPESRDGYIEGIRDEYVSVIERHERSERAKERVPLAAARANAMKIDFSDYTVPAPTFTGTRVIEDWDLAEIAKYIDWTPFFRTWELKGVYPKILEDERQGEAARALFADAQAMLKQIIDEKWFGPRAVAGFWPANARGDDIHLFTGEDRDAQLATLHSLRQQHAKRPGRPNMALSDFVAPVGTPDYVGGFVVTAGPEEAVLAKKFEEANDSYSSILVKALADRFAEAMAEMLHQRVRRELWPYAPDEGFAPNELVGEPYRGIRPAPGYPAQPDHTEKLTLFSLLEAEANTGVELTESMAMWPGSSVSGLYIGHPDAYYFGVAKVERDQVADYAVRKGMDLEEAERWLAPILNYTPTPVAAVAAE, via the coding sequence ATGACCCGGTATTTACGCCTGTCCGGGCTTGAGCCCTTTGTCCTCACGCCCGACATCCCCTTCGTGAACGTGGGTGAGCGGACCAACGTCACCGGCTCTGCCAAGTTTCGCAAGCTGATCACCAATCGCGACTATGCCGCGGCCCTTGATGTGGCACGCGATCAGGTGGAAAACGGCGCGCAGATCATCGATGTCAACATGGATGAGGGGCTGATCGATTCCAAACAGGCGATGATCGAGTTTCTCAACCTCATCGCGTCCGAGCCCGACATCGCGCGCGTGCCCGTCATGATCGACAGCTCCAAATGGGAGGTGATCGAGGCGGGCCTGCAGTGTGTGCAGGGTAAATCCGTGGTCAATTCCATCTCAATGAAAGAGGGCGAGGAGGAATTTCGCCATCACGCCCGGCTTTGTCTGGCCTATGGCGCCGCTGTTGTCGTCATGGCCTTTGACGAAGAGGGGCAGGCCGATACCGCCGCCCGCAAAACCGAGATTTGCGCCCGCGCCTACCGTATCCTCGTGGAGGAGGTCGGTTTTCCGCCCGAAGATATCATTTTTGATCCCAACATCTTTGCCGTCGCCACTGGCATCGAAGAGCATAACAACTATGGTGTCGACTTTATCGAGGCGACCCGTTGGATCCGCCAGAACCTGCCCCATGCGCATGTGTCGGGCGGGGTGTCCAACCTGTCGTTTTCGTTTCGCGGCAATGAGACCGTGCGCGAGGCGATGCATGCGGTTTTCCTCTATCACGCCATTCAGGCGGGCATGGATATGGGCATCGTCAATGCGGGCCAGCTGGCCGTCTACGACCAGATTGATCCCGACCTGCGCGCGGCCTGCGAAGACGTGGTTCTCAACCGGCGCGACGATGCCACCGAGCGGATGCTTGATATGGCCGAACGCTTCAGGGGCGGTGCGCGCGAGGCAAAGGTGCGCGTTCTGGCGTGGCGCGCGTGGTCCATTGAAAAGCGGCTGGAACATGCGCTGGTCAACGGCATCACGGAATTCATCGACGCCGATACCGAAGAGGCGCGATTGCAGGCCGCGCGTCCGCTGCATGTGATCGAAGGGCCACTGATGGCGGGGATGAACGTGGTCGGCGATCTGTTTGGGGCGGGCAAGATGTTCCTGCCGCAGGTGGTGAAATCCGCCCGTGTGATGAAACAGGCGGTGGCCGTTCTATTGCCCTTTATGGAAGAGGAAAAACGCCTGAATGGCGGGGACGGGCACGAGGCGGCGGGCAAGGTCTTGATGGCGACGGTCAGAGGCGATGTGCATGATATTGGCAAGAATATCGTGGGTGTCGTGCTGGCCTGCAACAATTACGAGATCATTGATCTGGGTGTGATGGTCCCGCCGCAGAAAATCCTTGAAGTTGCCAAGGCGGAAAACGTGGATATCATCGGCCTGTCTGGTCTGATCACGCCGAGCCTTGATGAGATGGTACATATGGCCAGCGAGCTGGAGCGGGAGGGCTATGACATCCCGCTGTTGATCGGCGGAGCGACCACATCCAAGGTGCACACAGCCGTCAAGATTGCCCCGCGCTACACCAAAAATCAGGCGATCCACGTGCTGGACGCCAGCCGGGCTGTGGGTGTGGTCAGCAAACTGCTCAATCCCGAGAGCCGCGATGGCTATATCGAGGGCATTCGCGACGAATATGTGAGCGTGATCGAGCGCCATGAACGCTCCGAACGTGCCAAGGAACGTGTGCCGCTGGCCGCCGCGCGGGCCAATGCCATGAAGATTGATTTCAGCGATTACACCGTGCCCGCGCCGACCTTCACCGGCACCCGTGTGATTGAGGACTGGGACCTCGCAGAGATTGCGAAATACATCGACTGGACGCCGTTTTTCCGCACTTGGGAGCTGAAAGGCGTTTACCCGAAAATCCTTGAGGACGAACGGCAGGGAGAGGCCGCGCGCGCGCTCTTTGCCGATGCACAGGCGATGCTGAAACAGATCATTGATGAGAAATGGTTCGGCCCCCGCGCTGTCGCCGGGTTCTGGCCGGCCAATGCGCGTGGTGACGACATTCACCTCTTCACCGGCGAGGACCGGGACGCGCAGTTGGCCACGCTGCACTCCCTGCGCCAGCAGCACGCCAAACGCCCGGGGCGGCCCAATATGGCCCTGTCCGACTTTGTCGCACCTGTTGGTACACCAGATTATGTCGGTGGTTTTGTCGTCACCGCAGGCCCGGAGGAGGCCGTCCTGGCCAAAAAGTTCGAGGAGGCAAACGACAGCTATTCGTCGATCCTTGTCAAAGCGCTGGCCGACCGGTTTGCCGAGGCCATGGCAGAGATGCTGCACCAGCGGGTGCGCCGCGAACTCTGGCCCTATGCGCCCGACGAAGGGTTTGCCCCGAATGAACTGGTGGGTGAGCCCTATCGCGGCATCCGCCCCGCGCCCGGCTACCCGGCCCAGCCCGATCACACGGAAAAACTGACCCTGTTTTCCCTGCTGGAGGCCGAAGCCAATACCGGGGTCGAACTGACGGAAAGCATGGCCATGTGGCCCGGTTCTTCGGTATCAGGGCTCTATATCGGCCATCCTGACGCCTATTATTTTGGCGTGGCCAAGGTGGAACGCGATCAGGTGGCGGATTATGCCGTACGCAAAGGCATGGATCTAGAGGAGGCGGAAAGATGGCTTGCACCCATCCTGAACTACACGCCGACCCCGGTCGCTGCTGTTGCCGCTGAATGA
- a CDS encoding formylglycine-generating enzyme family protein, producing the protein MTGALTKKTRSYLSMLAGGAVITFWAGALHAAQNQQPPDYSTLGAVPFTSANAPSAVRASETMLTIQGGPYTLGRNDGPAIERRAHSVTLEGFRMDRTEVTNAAFAEYLNALDIQVLVAFEAGGVSAKHLSQSGIALLTEGRGDSGLYPLIALDDDQARIGHDTDRFVPTEGYADHPVAETTWAGARAYCHWRGARLPTEAEWEAAARGSDAFLYPWGNTAPDPTRVFTSGRTGVTGAVGGRPAGASPLGVLDLSGSLAEWTSSLLRAYPYNPKDGREDHTLAGERVTRGGDYIYDANAATLTATHRDGFSNAPERGHRHIGFRCAADLQTDQG; encoded by the coding sequence ATGACGGGTGCGCTTACGAAGAAAACGAGAAGCTATCTGAGCATGCTGGCCGGCGGTGCGGTCATCACGTTTTGGGCGGGTGCCCTTCACGCAGCGCAAAATCAGCAACCGCCTGATTACTCAACACTCGGCGCAGTACCCTTTACGTCCGCGAATGCGCCATCCGCCGTGCGGGCATCCGAGACGATGCTGACGATACAAGGGGGCCCTTACACGCTGGGTCGTAATGACGGTCCAGCCATTGAACGCCGCGCGCATAGCGTGACGTTGGAAGGGTTCCGCATGGATCGTACCGAAGTAACCAACGCGGCCTTTGCGGAATACCTGAACGCGCTCGATATTCAGGTCTTGGTGGCGTTTGAGGCAGGCGGCGTCTCCGCCAAACACTTGTCTCAGAGCGGGATTGCCCTTCTGACTGAGGGACGCGGCGACAGTGGTCTTTACCCCCTCATCGCACTGGATGATGATCAGGCGCGGATTGGTCACGACACGGATAGATTTGTGCCAACCGAGGGCTATGCAGACCATCCCGTAGCGGAAACAACTTGGGCAGGCGCACGCGCCTATTGCCACTGGCGCGGAGCACGGCTGCCCACCGAAGCAGAGTGGGAAGCGGCGGCGCGGGGTTCGGATGCGTTTCTCTACCCTTGGGGAAACACAGCACCCGACCCAACCCGCGTTTTCACCTCCGGGCGCACCGGTGTCACAGGCGCAGTTGGCGGTCGTCCTGCCGGGGCTTCGCCACTGGGCGTGCTTGATCTGAGTGGGTCGCTGGCCGAATGGACCTCAAGCCTTTTGCGGGCCTATCCCTATAACCCAAAGGATGGCCGCGAGGATCACACTCTGGCAGGTGAGCGCGTTACCAGAGGAGGGGATTACATCTACGATGCCAACGCCGCCACGTTGACCGCAACCCATCGAGACGGGTTTTCGAACGCGCCCGAACGCGGCCATCGCCATATTGGTTTTCGCTGCGCCGCAGACCTACAAACAGATCAAGGGTAA
- a CDS encoding Dabb family protein: protein MPPRPNIRHVVFFSAKDKVDLPRIIDGLSLLADIPHSEVFEVRQNTRDDALSSEVDVVVYAEFASNEALSAYKAHPLYLKAIDIVRPLRDLRIAADF from the coding sequence ATGCCACCCCGTCCCAACATTCGACATGTCGTCTTTTTCAGCGCCAAGGATAAGGTCGATCTGCCCCGTATCATCGACGGGTTATCGCTCTTGGCGGATATCCCGCACTCAGAGGTTTTTGAGGTGCGCCAGAACACCCGCGACGATGCGCTGTCGAGCGAAGTCGACGTTGTCGTCTATGCAGAGTTCGCAAGCAATGAGGCGCTGTCAGCCTATAAGGCCCATCCGCTGTACCTCAAGGCTATCGACATCGTAAGGCCCTTGCGCGACCTGCGCATCGCGGCGGATTTTTAG
- a CDS encoding cytochrome b, whose amino-acid sequence MSRFYDTPERYSLISRTLHWGMALLFAMQFVTAALRWALPREDPLREFFWAYHAPLGTTLFLLVLLRGAWGLINLRRRPAPHAGLIGRAALAGHLAIYALMVIVPTLRLIAAAGSTRGFSYLSIEIFAPRETKIAWMDAMAEWHGELGWILGLLVLGHIVMAVGWHHLVKRDGTLQRMT is encoded by the coding sequence ATGTCAAGATTTTACGATACACCTGAACGATACAGCCTGATCTCTCGCACTCTACACTGGGGTATGGCCCTCCTCTTTGCAATGCAGTTTGTAACGGCAGCGCTGCGATGGGCCCTGCCCCGTGAAGATCCGCTGCGCGAGTTTTTCTGGGCCTATCACGCACCGCTCGGAACCACCCTGTTTTTGCTGGTGCTGCTGCGCGGCGCATGGGGATTGATCAACCTGAGGCGACGTCCTGCGCCGCACGCGGGACTGATCGGGCGCGCGGCTCTCGCAGGTCATCTGGCGATCTATGCTCTGATGGTGATTGTGCCGACGCTCCGTCTGATTGCGGCGGCGGGCAGTACGCGCGGGTTCAGCTATCTCAGCATTGAGATATTTGCGCCGCGTGAAACGAAAATCGCCTGGATGGACGCAATGGCGGAATGGCATGGGGAGCTGGGCTGGATCCTGGGCCTGCTTGTGCTTGGTCACATCGTCATGGCGGTCGGCTGGCATCACCTCGTCAAACGTGACGGAACCTTGCAGCGGATGACCTGA
- a CDS encoding histidine phosphatase family protein gives MPSKSLISRRHLLLGAFAIFTLPTYLRAAPQTLSALQSGGHVIYFRHGATTWSGVDNINWPRARQRLLSGAGIEQSRMIGDAFKRHAIPVGAVLASPFARCRDMAEIAFGRVEERMELLGLLSDEQGRAARIAYLRDRLRLPPQDGANRIIISHTSNIATVANVRLAEGEGAIIRPNGSGFTVLETPMPQDW, from the coding sequence ATGCCCTCAAAATCACTGATCTCCCGGCGGCATCTGCTGCTTGGGGCTTTTGCCATCTTCACCCTGCCGACGTATCTGCGGGCGGCCCCGCAAACGCTCTCTGCATTGCAGAGCGGCGGGCACGTCATCTATTTTCGCCACGGTGCGACCACATGGTCGGGGGTCGATAACATCAACTGGCCCCGCGCGCGGCAACGGCTTTTGTCGGGGGCGGGGATTGAACAATCGCGCATGATCGGCGACGCGTTCAAACGCCACGCCATCCCGGTCGGCGCGGTCTTGGCCAGTCCCTTTGCACGCTGCCGCGATATGGCAGAGATTGCGTTTGGCCGCGTCGAGGAGCGGATGGAACTCCTTGGTCTTTTGTCGGATGAACAGGGTCGGGCAGCCCGGATCGCATACCTTCGGGACAGGTTGCGCCTGCCGCCGCAAGACGGAGCAAACCGCATCATCATTTCGCACACATCCAATATCGCGACGGTCGCCAACGTGCGATTGGCCGAAGGAGAGGGTGCCATAATACGCCCGAATGGTTCGGGTTTTACGGTTCTGGAAACACCAATGCCTCAAGACTGGTGA
- a CDS encoding MarR family winged helix-turn-helix transcriptional regulator: protein MSRRKMDAFKTPDLVVAETGSHVPEQQAYLNLMRTSQVLGQDVSDLLAGFGLSGRQYNALRAIRRDGDGGASVSQISQQMTDPRADVTRLMDRLVRDGWVRREHDETDRRIVRSHLTEKGKELLARIDQPLVDLHIGQLQHLSKDELEQLSALLQKARGEG from the coding sequence ATGTCCCGCCGGAAAATGGATGCATTCAAGACACCAGACCTCGTGGTGGCGGAAACGGGAAGCCATGTGCCAGAGCAACAGGCGTATCTCAATCTGATGCGCACATCCCAAGTGCTTGGGCAGGACGTCAGTGACTTGCTGGCCGGATTCGGATTGTCCGGCAGGCAATACAATGCGCTGCGGGCGATCCGACGGGACGGCGATGGCGGCGCGAGCGTTTCGCAGATCAGTCAACAGATGACCGATCCCCGGGCCGACGTCACCCGCCTGATGGATCGCTTGGTGCGCGATGGATGGGTCAGGCGTGAACATGACGAAACGGACCGACGCATTGTGCGCAGCCACTTGACCGAAAAAGGCAAGGAGTTGCTTGCTAGGATCGACCAGCCGTTGGTTGATCTGCACATTGGACAGCTGCAGCACCTGTCCAAAGACGAATTGGAGCAGTTGAGCGCGCTGCTGCAAAAAGCACGCGGCGAGGGCTAA
- a CDS encoding DMT family transporter: protein MFQNPSLPGLHIAAPAKPNTGMICMIVAMLLLPVGDTFAKLISETLNPVGVTLCRILAQALFLVPVAYLLRHRLRGAMFSPVVALSGVLLIVSLTSLISAFAVMPITTALAIFFVEPLILTILAAFLLGETAGPRRLAAVGVGLIGAMIVIRPGFDVYGWATLLPLISASAYALNMIVLKKATVTRSGLTVQCGTTIYAGLGLILLSAGLGATGMTAFVPAASDTATWLLILCAGVVAATSFVLIAEAYRSADATALAPFQYLEIVTATALGFLVFGDFPDTLTWIGVAIILGSGIYIFHREGQSDTAAPRRKRAER, encoded by the coding sequence ATGTTCCAGAACCCGTCCCTGCCCGGTCTCCACATTGCCGCACCTGCCAAACCCAATACCGGGATGATCTGCATGATCGTGGCAATGCTGCTGCTTCCCGTGGGGGATACATTTGCGAAACTGATCAGTGAGACACTGAACCCGGTCGGTGTCACGCTCTGCCGTATTCTGGCGCAGGCGCTGTTTCTGGTGCCGGTCGCCTATCTTCTGCGGCACCGTCTGCGCGGGGCGATGTTCTCGCCTGTTGTGGCGCTGTCGGGGGTGCTGCTGATCGTGTCGCTGACCAGCCTGATCAGCGCTTTTGCGGTGATGCCAATCACGACGGCACTTGCGATCTTCTTTGTGGAGCCGCTGATCCTGACCATTCTTGCCGCGTTCCTTCTGGGGGAAACCGCCGGGCCGCGCCGCCTTGCCGCCGTCGGTGTCGGGTTGATTGGCGCGATGATCGTGATCCGTCCCGGTTTTGACGTCTATGGCTGGGCAACCTTGCTGCCGCTGATCTCCGCCTCTGCCTATGCGCTCAACATGATCGTGCTCAAGAAAGCAACCGTGACCCGTTCCGGCCTGACCGTTCAATGTGGCACGACGATCTATGCCGGGCTTGGCCTGATCCTACTGTCTGCCGGTCTGGGCGCGACGGGCATGACGGCGTTCGTACCTGCCGCCAGTGACACCGCGACATGGCTGCTGATCCTCTGCGCTGGCGTGGTTGCGGCCACATCCTTTGTGCTGATCGCCGAAGCATACCGATCCGCAGACGCAACCGCCCTGGCGCCGTTTCAGTATCTGGAAATCGTAACCGCCACGGCCCTCGGGTTTCTTGTGTTTGGCGATTTCCCGGACACGCTGACGTGGATCGGCGTGGCAATCATCCTTGGCTCGGGCATCTATATCTTTCACCGCGAAGGACAGTCAGACACCGCAGCACCCCGCCGCAAACGCGCGGAACGCTAA
- a CDS encoding aminodeoxychorismate synthase component I codes for MASRSVPRQVIFDKGPLSGASAFVDPLHTIRADTPADVTAAFAAMEQAKAQGHWLAGYASYELGYVFSHKLSDLMPVDRTVPLLCFGVFDAPSPAEFDQPVKPARLQDLDPVWDEAQYSAAFCEVQKLISAGDIYQANLTFPLTARYAEPSIALYRDLCAKQPVPHGAFVDLGGPVLLSRSPELFFAIDESGHFETKPMKGTAARGKTPQEDTEKARWLQKSEKNQAENLMIVDLLRNDVSKLAEVGSVKVPDLFKVETYATLHQLTSRVTAQIVPKTTLYDIFEALFPCGSITGAPKIRAMQIIRSLESEARGAYCGSIGWIAPNGSMEFNVAIRTVVCNDDGTATLNVGGGIVHDSKKSDEYAEAILKSRYAV; via the coding sequence TTGGCAAGCCGTTCTGTCCCACGACAGGTCATCTTTGATAAAGGTCCCCTTTCAGGGGCCAGCGCGTTTGTTGACCCCCTTCATACGATCCGCGCTGACACACCCGCAGATGTGACCGCTGCATTCGCTGCGATGGAACAAGCAAAGGCGCAAGGGCATTGGCTGGCTGGATACGCGAGCTACGAATTGGGCTATGTGTTTTCGCATAAACTGAGCGATTTGATGCCAGTCGACAGAACGGTGCCGCTGCTGTGTTTCGGCGTCTTTGATGCGCCATCCCCGGCCGAATTCGACCAGCCTGTGAAGCCTGCGCGATTACAGGATTTGGACCCGGTTTGGGACGAAGCACAATACTCTGCCGCCTTTTGCGAAGTTCAGAAACTCATATCGGCTGGCGATATTTATCAGGCCAACCTCACTTTTCCGCTGACCGCCCGATATGCTGAACCGTCGATCGCGCTCTACCGTGATCTTTGTGCCAAACAACCTGTCCCTCATGGCGCTTTTGTGGATCTTGGGGGGCCGGTGCTCTTGTCCCGGTCACCAGAATTGTTTTTTGCCATCGACGAAAGCGGGCACTTTGAAACCAAGCCGATGAAGGGGACTGCCGCACGCGGTAAGACACCGCAAGAGGACACCGAAAAGGCGAGATGGCTTCAAAAGTCTGAGAAGAATCAAGCAGAAAACCTGATGATTGTGGACCTTTTGCGCAATGATGTCAGTAAACTGGCTGAAGTAGGCAGCGTCAAAGTCCCGGATCTGTTCAAAGTCGAAACCTATGCAACATTGCATCAGCTAACGTCGCGCGTCACGGCCCAGATAGTGCCGAAAACCACACTGTATGATATATTCGAGGCATTGTTTCCCTGCGGTTCAATCACGGGCGCGCCAAAGATCAGAGCGATGCAAATCATTCGGTCGCTCGAGAGCGAGGCGCGCGGCGCATATTGTGGCTCCATCGGCTGGATCGCTCCCAACGGGTCGATGGAGTTCAACGTCGCCATCAGGACAGTTGTCTGCAACGATGACGGCACTGCCACGCTCAACGTCGGCGGCGGGATCGTGCACGACAGCAAGAAAAGCGACGAATATGCAGAGGCGATCCTCAAGTCTCGTTACGCCGTATGA
- a CDS encoding carboxymuconolactone decarboxylase family protein — MSNDLPGAAGNLAAAHPEIWDAYASLGAATASAGGLSARERRLVKLALAIGAGSEGAVHSHARRGLAEDIGQQDLHQVALLAIGPLGLPRAVAAGTWISDVTEA, encoded by the coding sequence ATGAGCAACGATCTACCCGGCGCGGCAGGAAATCTCGCCGCCGCCCACCCGGAGATCTGGGACGCCTATGCCAGTCTGGGTGCCGCCACCGCCAGTGCCGGCGGGCTGAGCGCGCGCGAACGGCGCTTGGTCAAACTGGCCCTTGCCATCGGTGCGGGGTCCGAAGGTGCGGTGCATTCGCATGCGCGCCGGGGTCTCGCAGAGGACATTGGCCAGCAGGACCTGCATCAGGTTGCTCTTTTGGCCATCGGGCCTTTGGGCTTGCCGCGCGCGGTTGCGGCGGGCACGTGGATTTCGGACGTCACCGAAGCCTGA
- the fahA gene encoding fumarylacetoacetase codes for MTQRIQSWLESANSPETDFPLNNLPYGAFHVAGGDLHAGVAIGDYILDVSALEQTGQLDLPESGIFARGTWNDFMALGSDVWDSFRKHLTAALSKGAAQKSAFETHLVAMADATLEMPFTVTEFTDFYAGRHHAFNVGSLFRDPANALPPNWLHIPIGYNGRASSVVVSGTDITRPNGQLKSPDAEMPVFEASKRFDLELELGAIVGKPSKGRVSVQEADDMIFGYVLLNDWSARDIQAWEYQPLGPFQAKATATTISPWIVTKAALEPFRASTPPREKELLPYLTEPGPMLYDIDLEIGLAPEGKSETILSRTNYNVMYYSPAQQLTHHTTSGCPMRVGDLLGSGTISGPEKANRGSLLELSWAGKEPLTLDTGETRTFLEDGDTLTLRGASKGDGYRIGFGECAGTLRPAAPLE; via the coding sequence ATGACACAGCGCATCCAATCCTGGCTCGAAAGCGCAAATTCGCCCGAAACCGACTTCCCCCTCAACAACCTGCCCTATGGCGCGTTTCACGTCGCGGGCGGTGATCTGCACGCAGGCGTCGCCATCGGGGATTACATTCTGGATGTGAGCGCGCTGGAACAGACCGGTCAGCTTGACCTGCCCGAAAGCGGTATCTTTGCACGCGGCACATGGAATGACTTCATGGCTCTGGGGTCCGATGTCTGGGACAGCTTTCGCAAACACCTGACCGCCGCCTTGAGCAAAGGTGCCGCCCAGAAAAGCGCGTTTGAAACGCATCTGGTTGCCATGGCCGACGCCACGCTTGAGATGCCGTTCACCGTGACAGAATTCACCGACTTTTACGCAGGCCGTCATCACGCCTTCAACGTCGGCAGCTTGTTTCGCGACCCGGCCAATGCCCTGCCGCCAAACTGGCTGCACATCCCCATCGGCTACAATGGCCGCGCATCATCCGTTGTGGTCAGCGGCACCGACATCACCCGGCCCAACGGGCAGTTAAAATCACCTGACGCCGAAATGCCGGTGTTCGAGGCGTCAAAGCGGTTTGATCTGGAACTTGAGCTGGGCGCCATCGTCGGCAAACCCTCCAAAGGCCGCGTGAGCGTGCAGGAAGCCGATGACATGATCTTTGGCTACGTCTTGCTGAACGACTGGTCCGCGCGCGACATTCAAGCGTGGGAATACCAACCACTCGGGCCGTTTCAGGCCAAGGCGACGGCGACCACGATCAGCCCTTGGATTGTCACCAAAGCCGCCCTTGAGCCGTTCCGTGCCTCGACACCGCCGCGCGAGAAGGAACTGCTGCCCTACCTCACCGAGCCCGGCCCGATGCTCTATGATATCGACCTCGAAATAGGCCTTGCGCCAGAAGGTAAATCCGAGACGATCCTGTCGCGCACGAATTACAACGTCATGTATTATTCGCCAGCCCAGCAACTGACCCATCATACCACCAGCGGCTGCCCGATGCGGGTCGGTGATCTATTGGGCTCCGGCACGATCTCGGGACCGGAAAAGGCAAATCGAGGCAGTCTGCTGGAGCTTAGCTGGGCAGGTAAGGAACCGCTGACGCTGGACACCGGCGAAACGCGCACATTCCTTGAAGACGGCGATACCCTGACCCTGCGGGGGGCCTCAAAAGGTGACGGCTACCGCATCGGATTTGGTGAGTGCGCAGGCACCTTACGCCCGGCGGCTCCACTGGAATGA
- a CDS encoding homocysteine S-methyltransferase family protein — MSLHDHHCVNALNATARERILIMDGAMGTMIQGLGLGEDDYTGHGTGTPCAHATDLPQKGNNDLLTLTQPQAIEQIHYDFAIAGADIVETNTFSSTAIAQADYGLEAAVHDLNVEAARVARRALDRATAQDGKPRYVAGAVGPTNRTASLSPDVSDPGYRAVTFDGLRLAYRDQIRGLIIGGADLILIETIFDTLNAKAAIFAAIEACQAQGIRLPIMISGTITDASGRTLSGQTPTAFWHSVAHARPFSVGLNCALGAGAMRPHMAELAGVVDTLTCAYPNAGLPNAFGQYDEGPEETAEQLAGFAQEGLLNVVGGCCGTTPEHIRAIAEAVAPFAPRQLEKEQAA, encoded by the coding sequence ATGTCTTTACACGATCATCACTGCGTCAACGCACTGAACGCGACCGCGCGCGAGCGTATCCTGATCATGGATGGCGCCATGGGCACGATGATCCAGGGGCTCGGTCTTGGGGAGGATGATTATACCGGTCATGGAACCGGCACGCCCTGCGCGCATGCGACGGACCTTCCGCAAAAGGGCAACAACGACCTGCTGACCCTGACACAGCCGCAGGCGATCGAACAAATCCACTATGATTTCGCCATCGCAGGCGCGGATATCGTCGAAACCAATACGTTTTCCTCAACCGCGATTGCACAGGCTGATTACGGTCTTGAGGCTGCCGTCCATGATCTGAACGTGGAGGCGGCGCGCGTTGCGCGGCGCGCGCTGGACCGGGCCACGGCGCAGGATGGCAAGCCGCGCTATGTGGCGGGGGCCGTTGGCCCAACGAACCGTACCGCGTCTTTGTCCCCGGATGTGAGTGATCCGGGGTACCGCGCGGTGACCTTTGATGGTTTGCGCCTTGCTTACCGCGACCAGATCCGGGGGCTGATCATCGGGGGCGCGGATTTGATCCTGATTGAAACCATTTTTGATACGCTCAACGCAAAGGCGGCCATTTTTGCGGCGATCGAGGCGTGTCAGGCGCAGGGCATCCGCTTGCCGATTATGATCTCCGGCACGATCACTGATGCTTCGGGGCGCACGCTTTCGGGGCAAACGCCGACGGCGTTCTGGCATTCGGTAGCGCATGCCCGACCGTTTTCCGTGGGGCTGAACTGTGCACTTGGGGCGGGCGCGATGCGACCGCATATGGCGGAGCTTGCGGGCGTGGTTGACACGCTGACCTGCGCCTATCCCAATGCGGGGTTGCCCAACGCCTTCGGGCAATATGACGAGGGCCCCGAAGAGACCGCCGAGCAACTGGCCGGTTTCGCCCAAGAGGGGTTGTTGAATGTGGTCGGCGGTTGCTGCGGCACCACGCCCGAGCATATCCGCGCAATTGCGGAAGCGGTCGCCCCCTTTGCGCCGCGCCAGTTGGAAAAGGAGCAAGCGGCATGA